The Candidatus Fukatsuia endosymbiont of Tuberolachnus salignus nucleotide sequence AAGACAGTGACTCACGCTTTATTTATACCAATCGTGCTTTTTTTGACTTTTTAAATTTGCCACAAGGATTTGATGTAATAGGACGACGTGATGATGAACTTCCTACGTGTATTGCAGAATTTGCTTTAATAATTCAAAAACTGGAAAGAGAGGTTATAAAAAGCGGACAGAAAATTACCCTCATTAAAACGCATTTCTTTGGTCGTGAGCAGAAACTGCAACCTTATTTATACGAAACCTTTCCGTTGCATAATAAAGAAAGAAATGCATCGGCACCGTTTTTTATGGCAGAAAATTGGCTATTATTTCACTGCCACACTACGTGGATAAGCTGACTGCCACGCTATTATTGGAACCGCCCTCGAATCTCTTCACACAATCTGAACTGAGGATAGTCTTTTATTTATTACGCACGATGAGTGCCAAGGAAATAGGTAAAAAATTGGCACGTTCTCATCGCACAATAGAAAATAGAATTCGTATTCTATACCAAAAAGCGAAAGTGCATTCATTGCTGGACTTTAAACATTTTTGTCATCAAACCGGCTTTGACCGCACTGTTCCCCACGCGTTTATACGCCCCGGGATACAGTTTATTGAGTAGGAGGTTTTCTTATGAGCAACAGACAGAGCAGAGCGAGAAAACGAGCGTTAAAAGATAAGGTCTTGGAAGCTAAGCGAAATGAAAAAAAATTGGTTTACTCGATTAAGAAGTTGGTTTAAAAAGAGAAAAAAGCCTACACATCGATTGCCATAAAACCATTTTATTGCTTCTTCGAAAAATAATGCGTTTAGCGAAGGGCTTCGTCTTATCAATACAAGTGGAGTACTTACATATTATCTCTAAAAAAAGGAAGCGTTATGTTACAAGACGTGATGAAAGAACCGTCAGAGATGATTTATATTGGCGCGATACTCCACCAAGCACTTGAAACCTTTGCCGCGTCTGTCAGCGCTCATTGTGGATACAGAATCACTGCAGCTCATTTTGCTCAATACCTTATCGACCATTATGGTGAAATAGCCAAAGACACGATTATTGCCACATTGAAAAATTGAAAATGGATTTTATTACAGAATAAATAAAATAGCCTTCTTCATCAAGGCTATTTTTATTGGATAAATTTTATATGATTGCCTCATTATTCGACCTATAAAGAGAAGACCCTATTTTAATACTACCCCCTCATAACAATGAAAGACGCTATTATTTATTGATATTGATTATTCCTCTCATTATTTTTTATTCTTAAAATAAAGTTATTCACATGACCCTCTATAACTCTTCCGTCTACAACACGGACGAGGTCATGACGTTTTTAACGTTGATAAGGAAAGCACTGCGATGGAAATCAGCCTCAAGCAATGGAATCAAAATCAGCCTCGCCCACGTTGCATGGAACAAGTACGTCGATGGGTCCGCTCTGGTGCCATCCAACCGCCACCACGGCTCGATGGCAGAGAATACCTTGTTAACGCTAATGCCGTGAAGATCGACCCCACAACCCCCGCCAGTTACGCCGGAAAGCGCTTAATGGAGAGACTGTATCATGGCACGCAAAAGAAAGCCGGCTAACCGAGACCTGCCCCCCAATCTGTATGTCCGCAATAACGGCTACTATTGCTACCGAGACCCCCGCACAGGTAAGGAATACGGCCTAGGGAGCGTGAAACGTATCGCAATCAACGAAGCGATTGCCATGAATATGCAGATTTTTGACCAACGCTACAATTTGGTAGACAGAATTAACGAGGTGAATACGCTGTCGGTGACAGAATGGATAGCCAGATTTAAAGAAAAATTGCATCAACGTGGCCTTCGTTCTAAAACACTCACAGACTACCAATCAAGATTAACGGCCATCACCCAGGCTTTTCCTGATAGTACATTGAACACCCTTACCACCAAAGACATTGCTAAATTTTTAAAGAGTTACAGCGAACAAGGCAAAACCGCCAGTGCAAAATTAATTCGCAGCTTGTTGATCGATATGTTTAATGAAGCCATTGCAGAAGGGCATTTGGCAACCAATCCGGCTACAGCGACGAAGAAGCCTCGCGTACAGATACAGCGAGAACGTTTATCACTGGAAGAGTTTCTTGTGATAAGAGAAGCGGCAAACAAACGGCAGCCGTTGATAGGTTTAAGCATGGATTTGGCCTTACTGACAGGTCAGCGGGTGGGGGATATCCAACGGATGAAATGGCAAGATGTTCATGATGGGAAATGGTGGGTAGAGCAACAGAAGACAGGGATGAAATTGGCGATACCTTTAACCTTGAATCTG carries:
- a CDS encoding PAS domain-containing protein, with protein sequence MELGQMMKKIAKVSSSLPLTSMMENSQDVWGIKDSDSRFIYTNRAFFDFLNLPQGFDVIGRRDDELPTCIAEFALIIQKLEREVIKSGQKITLIKTHFFGREQKLQPYLYETFPLHNKERNASAPFFMAENWLLFHCHTTWIS
- a CDS encoding excisionase is translated as MEISLKQWNQNQPRPRCMEQVRRWVRSGAIQPPPRLDGREYLVNANAVKIDPTTPASYAGKRLMERLYHGTQKKAG
- a CDS encoding site-specific integrase, producing MARKRKPANRDLPPNLYVRNNGYYCYRDPRTGKEYGLGSVKRIAINEAIAMNMQIFDQRYNLVDRINEVNTLSVTEWIARFKEKLHQRGLRSKTLTDYQSRLTAITQAFPDSTLNTLTTKDIAKFLKSYSEQGKTASAKLIRSLLIDMFNEAIAEGHLATNPATATKKPRVQIQRERLSLEEFLVIREAANKRQPLIGLSMDLALLTGQRVGDIQRMKWQDVHDGKWWVEQQKTGMKLAIPLTLNLEVIDKNLEGVLADCRQQIRGENYVFAGRNKTRFSQRSLSTGFADSREKSGLKWQGTPPSFHEIRSLSARLHSEARGNDFAQKLLGHKSSAMTDKYRDSRGSEWDEIRY